CGGCTACGCCCTCAGCGTGGCCAGCGCCACCCCCTGGGCGCAATGTATCAGCGATCTGCTCACCGACCTGGCCAGCGGCGGTGAGCTCTGTCGTCGATTCAGCGCGGCGGCCCGCAGCCGGGTCGAAACACGCTTTTCCTGGGACAGCATCCTCCAGGATATGGTCCAGCCCGCAACCTCCCGCCATCATCGCCAGCACCAGTCGTCTATCAAGCGGATTCTCAAACTGGCGTCCAACATGATGGTTCACTGACCCATGGCGTTCCTCTCCAACAGCGCAGCCGCCGCCAGGGTCAGCGGTCGGCTGCTGTTCAAAAAACGCGTTCCCGGTCAGCTGGTCATTCAATATACCGATCATTGCAACGCCAGTTGCCCACAGTGCGGCATGCGAACCAGCAATAAATTCCCGCGCGCCACGCTGGAAAAAGCCCGCGCCAAAAAAATCATTCGCCACGCTGCAGCCAAGGGGATTTCAGCGCTCTCCTTCACCGGCGGCGAGCCTTTTCTGTTCCTCGATCAAATCTGCCAGCTGGCGACCTATGCGGGAAACTGCGGCATCCGCTACATTCGCACCGGCACCAATGGCTATCTGTTCCGTAATTCCGCCCAGGCCGGTTTCACCGACCGGATCAGACGCATCGCCGACCAACTGGCCGCAACCCCGATCCGCAACATCTGGGTCAGCCTTGACTCCTCGGACGTCGCCACACATGAACAGATGCGCGGCCTGCCCGGGGTGGTGCGCGGCATTGAAAAAGCCCTGCCGATCTTTGCCGAGCGCGGCCTCTACCTCTCCGCCAACCTCGGCATCAACCGCAATTTTGCCGGGGTAAAGCACGACCGCGAGCGCCTCGAATACGCTGATTTTTTGCGCGGCTTCGACCGCTTCTACAGTTTTGTCCACGACCTCGGCTTTACCATCGCCAATGTCTGCTACCCCATGTACAGCGCGCCGGACCAGGCCCCTGCGGAAGCGGTTTATGCCGCCACCGCCGCCGACCGGGTCGTCTACTTCAGCACGGCTGAAAAGCTGGAGCTGTTTCAGGCCCTGTCCGACTGCATCCCGAACCACCGCGACAAACTGCGTATTTTCACCCCCCGCTGCAGCATTCACGCCCTGCTCAAACAGTACCAGGGGCATGCAGAGTTAAGCTCGCCCTGCCGGGGCGGCAAGGACTTTTTCTTTGTCGACAGTGCCAGTGGCCAGACCTTCCCCTGCGGTTATCGCGGGGAGGAGAAGCTTGGTTTCATGTGGGAACTGGACACGACCAGCTGTGCAACGTCGACCCCTTGCCGCCGCTGCGACTGGGAATGTTTCCGCGACCCTTCGGAACTGTTCGCCCCCCTGCTGCAAATACGCCAGTCTCCGCTCCAGCTGCTGCGCCGGCTGTGTGCCGATCCCAGTTTCTTCAAACTCTGGCTGGAAGACCTGCTCTACTACCGCGCCTGCCACTATTTCAACGGTCGCATTGCCCCCAACTCACAACGTCTGGAAAGCTGGCAGCAGCTTCAGCCGACCATCTCCGGCAGCACATTCTGACCGCTGATGGCTTTGCTGGCATTCCTGACTTGCAAAGTATAAAAATTAGCCGCCAGCCTCGGAGCGAATTAACCACGGATCTTGGCAAACCAAGTGAGTCGGGGCTTGTCGCGGCAA
This genomic window from Pelobacter seleniigenes DSM 18267 contains:
- a CDS encoding radical SAM protein, producing the protein MAFLSNSAAAARVSGRLLFKKRVPGQLVIQYTDHCNASCPQCGMRTSNKFPRATLEKARAKKIIRHAAAKGISALSFTGGEPFLFLDQICQLATYAGNCGIRYIRTGTNGYLFRNSAQAGFTDRIRRIADQLAATPIRNIWVSLDSSDVATHEQMRGLPGVVRGIEKALPIFAERGLYLSANLGINRNFAGVKHDRERLEYADFLRGFDRFYSFVHDLGFTIANVCYPMYSAPDQAPAEAVYAATAADRVVYFSTAEKLELFQALSDCIPNHRDKLRIFTPRCSIHALLKQYQGHAELSSPCRGGKDFFFVDSASGQTFPCGYRGEEKLGFMWELDTTSCATSTPCRRCDWECFRDPSELFAPLLQIRQSPLQLLRRLCADPSFFKLWLEDLLYYRACHYFNGRIAPNSQRLESWQQLQPTISGSTF